Within the Bacteroidota bacterium genome, the region TGCCCATCACGATCGGCCTGGTGGCGTTCGTGGTTGTTCACTGGCAGGGCGTCTATCGCGCCTTTTTGGAGGAGGCCCGCGGGCGGGCCGAACAGCTAGCCGTCTCCTGGAACACGCTTCGACTCGGGAATGGAACGCAAGAGCTCAGCGGTTATGCGCTGGAGCTGGTCTCCCGACACGGCCTTAAGCTGCTTTGGGAGGTCGACTATCGATACCGGATTCGCTACAGCCATCGACCGGCCGAGCGGCTTCGGCCTGTTCCGGATTCCTATCGGGGCCTTGTCGCGCAGGTATTGGCCCTCCGCACGCCTTATTGGGGTCGCTCTCCAGAGGGCGATCTGCTCTACGCTTATCCGCTTTGGGGGGTGGAACCCGACGTCGACCCTCAAGACCCGGTCGGGGTGCTGCTCGTAGAGCAGCCTCGATCAGCCCTCCGAGGCGCCTTTTGGGGCTATGTGGCCCGCAGCTTGCCCCTCGTGGCGGGCATCTGGTTGTTCGTGGTCGGAGCGCTGATGCTGTTTACACACCGACGGCTTGTGCGGCCGGCCGAACGCGCCCTCTCCCTGGTAGAGGCGCTTCAGGCTCGGCGCGCCGTCGAGGGGCCGGCCCCGAGGGAGCCGGCCCGAGATGAACTAGAGGGCCTGCTTGCGCGGCTCTACGCGCTAGCCCAGCAGTGGAGCCAAGCGCCCGAAGCGGAGTACGGACGTTGGTTTGCGGCGCTGCCCGTACCCGTCTGCGTGCTGGATGCGGAGCTGCGCATACGAGAAGCCAACGAGACGCTGAGCCGCTGGCTCGGTCTGGAGCCCGCCCAGTTGCGGCAAAAACCCCTGGATCAACTTGTGGCCGGGCCCGATTGGTCCGGCTGGCTAGAGCCCTTTGGGGGCGAAACCCCTTATGCGACCGCCCCGGAGCCGTGGCAACTGCCCAACGGCAGACGCGCCTATGTGCTCGCGATAGGCCGCGCACTGCCCTCAGAGGGACGTTATCTGGTCGCCTTGGTGGACGCAAGCGAACAAAAGCGCCTGGAACATCAGCTGCGCAGCTACGCCGATCACCTGGAGCAACTGATCGAGCAGCGCACCCGAGAGCTCAGCGAAGCCCAGACCTTCTTGAACAACCTTATCGAAACCGCGCAGGTCGCCATTTTCGCCTTCGATGAAGCGGGCACGACGCAAATCTGGAATCGAAAGGCCGAACTGCTTACGGGCTACAGTCGGGCCGAGGTCCCCTCGCTGGAGGTCTTTCTGGAGAAGACGGCGGCCGAGCCGGAGGCCATTGCCGCGCTTTCGAAACTGTTTCGGCCCGCTGAGGGGCATGCGGATTTCCAGATGCGCCTGCGAAGCCGAACAGGCCGAGAGCGCGTGCTGGCCTGGTCCTCAAGCCGCATTGTGGACCGGAGTCGACCCACGGGGGCCTTTGTGGCCGTAGGCGTGGACGTTACGGAGGCCAAGGAGCTACAGGCCAAGCTTGAAGCCCAAACCGAAAACCTAGAGCAGTTAGTGCGGGCCCGAACGGCGGAACTGGAGGCCAAAAACCAGCAGCTGGCCGCCCTTGTGGAGGAGCTCGACGACTTCACGTACATCGTCTCCCACGATTTGCAAACCCCGCTGCGCAACATCTTGGGCTTTATCTCCCTACTTGGAGAAGAGCAGATCGAACGGCTCGACGAACACGGCCGGGAGCTGCTTGAGCTGATCAAGCAGTCCGCACAGCGTATGAGCCGCCTCATCACGGACCTGCTGGAACTGTCCCGCATCGGACGCACGCAAGCCCCGTTTATGGAGGTAAACTTAGAGGAGCTTGTGCGCACGCTTGTGCAAGAGGACTTTCCCCAGGCGCTGGCCAAGGAGCGACCGTTTGAGATCGACATCCTCACCCCCTTGCCTACGGTTTGGGGCGATCCGCTGCGCCTGCGCCAGGTGCTGCACAACTTGATCACGAACGGCCTGAAATACAACCGTAGTCCTCTACCGCGCGTGCAGATCGGTGCATCGGAGTCGGAAAATGAGTATATAGTATATGTGCGGGACAACGGAATCGGAATCGACCCCAAACACCATGAGCGGATCTTCAAGATCTTTCAGCGCCTGCACCCCCAAGAGGAATTCGAGGGCACGGGCGCGGGGCTGACCATCTGCCGGAAGATCGTCGAGCAACACGGGGGCCGTATCTGGGTGGAATCCGCCCTTGGAGAGGGAGCGACGTTTTACTTCACGCTGCCCAAGGAACGACCCGCTAGCGTATGACCGGACCTACGTCGCTGCGGATCTTGCTGGTCGAAGACAACCTGGGCGACACGATGCTCGTCCGCCATACCATTGAGCGGACGATGCCGGAGGCCAAGCTGGAGACGGTCTCCACGGTCTCGGCATGCCTGCAGCGGCTGCTTTCAGGCCCTTCTGTGGATTTGATCCTCACCGATCACAACTTACCCGACGGAGACGGGCTAGAGGTCATCGCGCACGTGCGGGAGCTGGGCCACGTAACGCCCGTGGTGGTGCTGACCGGCGTGGGGCGCGAGGACGTGGCCGTGGCCGCTATGAAGGCCGGCGCTTACGACTACCTGACTAAAGCGCCGGATCTGAGCCATCTGGAGAAGCTGCCCCTTGTGCTGCAGGACGTGCTGCGGCGGCGGGAGCTGGAGCGGCAGCTAACTGAGCTAGAGCAACAGCGGGCCGAGCTCGAAAAGCTGAGGCTTCTGCAGCAGACCATAGCGGCGATCAATCACGAGATCAACAACCCCCTCTCCATTATTACGGGCTACGTGCAGATGCTTCTCAGCCTGGCCTCTAGTTACCGCCTGGATCCGGAGGTGGTGCACGCCCTGGAGGCCATCAACGAGGCGGCGGAGCGGATCGCGGAGATCACCAGGCGCTTGGCGGCGCTCAAGAAGATCGTGCTCACGGATTACGTCGATACGAGCATCCTGGACATCCGGCGCTCGGCCGAAGAGAATTAGGCCCGGCGCGCCAGTCCCAGGCGCTCGGCCTCCGCGCGCAGGGCCGCGATGACGTGTCCGATGTGCTCCTCGAGCGGCAACCCCAACTCCTCTGCGCCCCGCCGAAGCTCCTCCCGACCTACGGCCGCCGCAAAGGCCTTGTCTTTCATCTTCTTGAGCACAGAAGAGGGCTGCAGGTCTTCTATTCCTTGAGGCCGCACGTAGGCGCAGGCCAATACGAAGCCGCTCATCTCATCGACCGCGTACAGCGCTCGGGCCATAAGGCTCTGACGGGGCACACCCGTGTAATCGGCGTGGGCCAAGATGGCCTCCAGCCAAGACTCCGGAAGCCCTAAGGTGCGCAGATAGGCCACGGCCACGTAGGGATGCTCCTCTGGCGAGGGATGACGTTCATAGTCCAGATCGTGCAGCACCCCTACGATACGCCAGCTTTGCTCATCTTGGCCGAAATGGCGGGCGTAATAGCCCATGGCGGCCTCCACGGCGTATAGGTGCCGCCTGAGAGACTCCGCCTGAATCCAACTTTCCATAAGACGGCGAGCCGCCTCAAGCGAAAACATCACACCTGGCTCCCCTGCTGCTGGTGGCCTCAAAGGTAGGGGCGCGCAACGGCCGGAGCAAAGGGCTTCACTGGCCGAATTGAAAGGTGATCACCGTATAGGTCTGCACCCGCTCGCCTCGGTGTTCAGCCGGCCGAAAAAGCCAGCGCAGCGCGGCGTTTAGGGCGGCCTCTTCAAGCCCGTAGCCCAGGCGTTCGACTTCCTGGGGGATGTTCTGGCGGCCGTATAGAAGCCGCCGCAGAATTACGGGTTCGCTTACGCGTCCTTTCTCGTCCACAAGCACGCGCACGATGATCTCGGCCCGGATGCGGCGCCGACGCGCCTCAGGCGGATACTCGGGTTCCACCACCCGAATGGGCTGGGGGCTCACCTCCGCCTCCTCCACCAGCAGCGGCTCGGTGCGGCCGGCTGGCCCAGACCCGACAGGACCTGAGCCCGCCATTGGGGACGGCGAAACCGGATCCGGCAAGGGGATCGGCTCCTCCTCCAGAAGCCGATCATCCGGCACCACGATCGGCGGAAGCGGCACCACAGGAGGGGGAAGAGGGACGCCTAGGGTGGTCTGCGGGACGTCTTCCAGGCGCACAAGCTCCTTGACCTGAGGGTCCACAAAGCGCGGCGGCTCGGCGAGGGGCTGTAGGGGCCAAAGACGCACCACGAGCCAGGCCGCTATCAGCACCAAGTTCAGAGAGGCGAGCAAAAGCAACGACGCATCGGGCCTTTGACGGCGCATGGCCTATTCCAGATACAGACGGCGCATGGCCTCGCGCACCTGACGGCTGACTAGATCGCGTACGCGCAGCGTGAGCTCATACAAGCCGGGATCCAGGCGGCTTACGTCGATCTGCACGTATCGGGCCGCATCGGGTCTCTCCGTGGTGTACTCGAAGCGCACCGCAACCCCGCCTGGGGCGCCAAAGAGCGCGCGCCAGAGCCTGCGAAGCCCCCTTGTGCGCTCTAGAGGCCGCACGATCGCCTCGACTTGATAAGCACCTCGACCCCCCTGAAGCCCCAGCTGATAGAGCTCAAAATAGGCATATAGGAGCTGTTCGCGCGCAAAAACCGGCCAAGGGGCGGGCAGTATCCGAAACCCGTTTCGCCACAGCGACGCCTCGCCCGATCCGGGGGGATCGGCCTCCTCCACGTGATAGGCGAGCAGAAGATCGCTCATCTGCAAACGCGGGGCGTCGTAGTCGGGCACCTCCAATGCGGTCCGCTCCAGCGCCACGGCCTGTGTGGTGCTCTCCTCGAATTCCAGCGAAAGCTCATATCGGCCCGGAGGGGCGGAGATAAGCTGTGCGTCGATCCAGAGGGCGGCTCTCTTAAAGCGCACGAGCTTATCGGGCCGAAGCCCGTAGAACGTGCTGCGCCGCTCGGCGCGCACCGTGCGCTGCGCATCCACCAGAAAAAGCCCCTGCTGGGCCACGAGCACCTGCCGCGCAAGCGCATCCGGATTCGTAATCGGCACCCCATAAGGGACGACGACGTCGGCTTGCCCGTTCTGACCTCGAAAACGAGCTACGACATAAGGCATCTTAAAAAGCCTTCCCGGTGGATCGAACCGATACTGCTCCGGAAGGCTTCGGAACGTCTCGCGGGCCTTGATCGCGTAGTCCACCAGCCAGGGGTTTTTGTGCGAAGCCGGCGGGGTGTAGAGGATGAAGTTGCCGTTGCGCATCTCATCGACGAAGACGAACCGAAAGCGACCGTAGTCCCAGATATCAAAGGTGCGCATCTGCTCCGGGAGGTTGGCCCTCTGCTCCGAGGCCGCCATCCAGGGCAGCAGCTTCATGCTGCGAGAC harbors:
- a CDS encoding energy transducer TonB, whose product is MRRQRPDASLLLLASLNLVLIAAWLVVRLWPLQPLAEPPRFVDPQVKELVRLEDVPQTTLGVPLPPPVVPLPPIVVPDDRLLEEEPIPLPDPVSPSPMAGSGPVGSGPAGRTEPLLVEEAEVSPQPIRVVEPEYPPEARRRRIRAEIIVRVLVDEKGRVSEPVILRRLLYGRQNIPQEVERLGYGLEEAALNAALRWLFRPAEHRGERVQTYTVITFQFGQ
- a CDS encoding ATP-binding protein; amino-acid sequence: MNGPFRHSLYYRIAIGWLLPITIGLVAFVVVHWQGVYRAFLEEARGRAEQLAVSWNTLRLGNGTQELSGYALELVSRHGLKLLWEVDYRYRIRYSHRPAERLRPVPDSYRGLVAQVLALRTPYWGRSPEGDLLYAYPLWGVEPDVDPQDPVGVLLVEQPRSALRGAFWGYVARSLPLVAGIWLFVVGALMLFTHRRLVRPAERALSLVEALQARRAVEGPAPREPARDELEGLLARLYALAQQWSQAPEAEYGRWFAALPVPVCVLDAELRIREANETLSRWLGLEPAQLRQKPLDQLVAGPDWSGWLEPFGGETPYATAPEPWQLPNGRRAYVLAIGRALPSEGRYLVALVDASEQKRLEHQLRSYADHLEQLIEQRTRELSEAQTFLNNLIETAQVAIFAFDEAGTTQIWNRKAELLTGYSRAEVPSLEVFLEKTAAEPEAIAALSKLFRPAEGHADFQMRLRSRTGRERVLAWSSSRIVDRSRPTGAFVAVGVDVTEAKELQAKLEAQTENLEQLVRARTAELEAKNQQLAALVEELDDFTYIVSHDLQTPLRNILGFISLLGEEQIERLDEHGRELLELIKQSAQRMSRLITDLLELSRIGRTQAPFMEVNLEELVRTLVQEDFPQALAKERPFEIDILTPLPTVWGDPLRLRQVLHNLITNGLKYNRSPLPRVQIGASESENEYIVYVRDNGIGIDPKHHERIFKIFQRLHPQEEFEGTGAGLTICRKIVEQHGGRIWVESALGEGATFYFTLPKERPASV
- a CDS encoding response regulator — protein: MTGPTSLRILLVEDNLGDTMLVRHTIERTMPEAKLETVSTVSACLQRLLSGPSVDLILTDHNLPDGDGLEVIAHVRELGHVTPVVVLTGVGREDVAVAAMKAGAYDYLTKAPDLSHLEKLPLVLQDVLRRRELERQLTELEQQRAELEKLRLLQQTIAAINHEINNPLSIITGYVQMLLSLASSYRLDPEVVHALEAINEAAERIAEITRRLAALKKIVLTDYVDTSILDIRRSAEEN
- a CDS encoding HDIG domain-containing protein — encoded protein: MFSLEAARRLMESWIQAESLRRHLYAVEAAMGYYARHFGQDEQSWRIVGVLHDLDYERHPSPEEHPYVAVAYLRTLGLPESWLEAILAHADYTGVPRQSLMARALYAVDEMSGFVLACAYVRPQGIEDLQPSSVLKKMKDKAFAAAVGREELRRGAEELGLPLEEHIGHVIAALRAEAERLGLARRA